The genomic window GGCATTGCTGGCGCAATTTCGGCACGCGAACCGTCGGCAGCACTGTTCGGCGGATGTTTGACATCCTCCCCGGCCCAAAGCCCGGAGATTCCTACGGCGCTCAATCCGGGCTTGAACCGGAATGAGCCGCTTCGGCGGGTTCCTGCTGCTGGCGACTCGATGCCGCTCACTTCACAGGCGATCCGGGCGTGTCCCGCCCTTAGAACATGGATCGCGCCGACCAAATCGGCGTTTTCCTCAAAACCGCACTCCACGCACTCGAACCGGGCTTGCGTCCGACGGTTGTCCGCCGACACATGGCCGCAACACGGACAGGTCCGGCTCGTGTTCTGCGGCGGCACGACAAGGAGCCAGCCGCCTCTCCACTCCATCTTGTGCTCCAGCTGCCGCCGGAACTCGAACCAGCCTTGGTCGAGGATGGACTTGTTCAGTCCAGGCTTGGCCCGAACGTTTCTTCCCGGTGCATCCGCCGTGCCCGAAGCCGACTTGGACATGTTCCGCACCTGCAAGTCCTCAATGCACGCCATCGCGTGGTTTTTGCTGATCGTGGTCGTGACTTTGTGCAGGTAGTCGCGGCGGGCATTGCCGATGCGGGAATGAATCTTCTGGATTCGGGCCTTGGCCTTCTTCCAGTTGTTGCTGAACTTGACCTTGCGGCTCATGGCCTGCTGCGCCTTGCACAGGGCGGTTTCATGCCGCTTGAAGCTGTTGAGCGGCGCATAGAACGTGCCATCCGAAAGCGTGGCAAACCGTGCCACACCCATGTCGATGCCGACCGCGCCGCCCTTCGGGATGGGTTGCCCGACTTCGCGCTCGGTCTGGATGCTCACGTACCACTTGCCGCAGGACTGGCTGACGGTGACGCTCCTCACTTCTCCCAACACGTCCCGGCTGAGGCGATAGCGCAGCCAGCCGAGCTTGGGCAGGAAGAGGCGGCCATTCGCCTGGTCGAGCTTGATCTGCTTCGGGTCGGGGTAACGGAAGCCATCCGACTGGCCCTTCCTCTTGAAGCGCGGGAAGTCGGCCCGCTTGGCAAAAAAGTTACTGTAGGCCCGCTCCAAGTCCTTGAGCGCCTGTTGCAAGGGATGAACGGGCGCATCGGCCAGCCAAGGCGCGACACGCCCGGAAGGCATGGGATCGCCGTTACGCCATTTCGTAAGTTCCTTGCACAGCCCGGCGTAACTGAGCTTTTTCTCTCCGGCATCGTAACGCGCCATCTGCAAGCTCAACGCCTCGTTGAACACAACCCGGCACGAGCCAGCGAAGCGGCGCATTTGCCTCTCTTGCTGGCCGTCTGGCCGCAGTTGGTACTTGAAGGCTTGAAGTCGTTGCATGCCTCAATCACACTCTTGGTCTATTAGCAATGACAATGATATTCGACACGGGCGGCATTGCGTTTTCAAGATGCACGTTCATTTGGTCTTCGTGGCGAAATACCGCCGCAGAGTGTTCGATGGCGATGCCATCGAGCGGCTTCGCCCCATCTTCGCCAAGACCTGCGCCGATTTCGAGGCACAACTGATTGAGATGGACGGCGAGGACGATCATGTTCACCTGCTTGTGGAGTATCCGCCAAAGGTGGCTGTCTCCAATCTCGTGAACAGCCTTAAGGGCGTTTCCAGCCGCCTGTTGCGCAAGGAACGGCCAGACATCCAGAAATGCTACTGGAGGGGCGTGCTGTGGTCGCCGTCCTACTTTGCCTCTAGTTGCGGCGGTGCGCCGATTTCCATTATCCGCCAGTACATCGAACAGCAACAGACGCCTCACTGAAAACGAGCCGGGCGAGTTTCGGCGAAGCCAAACCCAAGGACGGCTACACCGTCCGCGCTATCCTTCCCCGCCCTGAACGGCGAGGCTTGTCGCGCACCCGGTCAATCCTGGTTCGACGATGATACTGGTGATGCAAAACGTGCCTTCTGCGGGCACGGATAGGCATCAAAAAGCAACTTTTGGCTTGATATGTTCTATTGTATGAGCAGAACGTGCCTTGGTAAGGCACGAAATGCTGACGAACAGTACATCCCTCAAGACCCTGGGCCCCCAGGCGGCCAAGCTGGTGACGACGCTCCACGAGCAGAGCCGTTCCGTCTTCCGCCTCGAGGACGTCCGCGACATCACGGGCCTCTCGGAGACCTCCGCGAGGAGCTTCGTCCGCAAGCTCGTGGACCGGGGCGTGGCGGCCCGCCTGAAGCCCGGTCTCTACGTCCTGGTCCCCTTCGAGTTGGGCAGGGAGTGCCAGTACGCGGGCAACCCGCTCGTCGTCGCCCGCGAGATCATGCATGGCGAGGAGTACTACCTCTCCCACTCCACCGCCATGGAGATCCACGGCATGACGACCCAACCCCAGCTGGTCGTCATCGTCAGCACGCCCGAGCCTCGGCGGCCCGTGACGACGCTGGGCGTGGAGTTCCGGTTCGTCCGCTGCCGGCGCAAGCACCTTTTCGGACTCACCGAACACTGGGTGACCAAGCAGGAGAAGGTGTGCGTGAGCGACCTGGAACGGACAATCATCGACGGGCTCAAACAGCCCCAGCACTGCGGCGGTCTGACCGAGGTCGCCAAGGGCCTCTGGATGCGGCGCCAGGACGTGAACGCCGACCGGCTCGTCGAGTACGCCAAGCGGATCGGGGTCGGAGCGGTCGTGCGCCGGCTGGGGTTCCTGTTGGAGACCTACGAGCTGGCGGCGCCGCCGGACCTCGACCGCCTTCGCGAGGGTCTCACGGCGACCTACGTCCGCCTGGACCCGGTGTTGCCGGCTGAGGGAAAGCGCCTGCGCCGCTGGCGGCTTCAGCTCAACGTCGAACCCGAAGAACTCCGGGCCGTCGCGAGGACTTGACCCATGATTCCCCAGCGGGACCTCTCGCTTCTTTCCAACCGCCTCGTCGAGCGGGGAGGCCGGCGCATCCCGGAGACCGTTCTGGAGCGCGACTACTGCCTCTCGTGGCTCCTGGTGGGATTGTCCCGCAGCCCGCTCCGGGACCGCCTCGCGTTCAAGGGAGGGACCGCGCTCAAGAAGTGCTACTTTGCGGACTACCGGTTCTCCGAGGACCTGGACTTCACGTTGGTGGAAGAGACGCCGTGGGATGAGATCGAACGGTGTCTCGACGCAGCCTTCGAGGAGACGCGGAGGGCTTCCGGCGTGGAGATCCGTCTCGACCGTCTGGACCATCATTCCCACGAGAACAGCCACACGTTCTACCTGGCCTATGAGGGCCCTCTCCCGTCGGCGCGCGGGAAGACCGTCAAGACGGACATTACGATCCGCGAGCGTTTAGTCCTGCCCCTTGAGGACCGCCCGGTGCTGCGCGGCTACGAGGAATACCGCGACTTTCCCGAGGATGCCCGGATCCGCGTCTACTCCCTCGACGAGGTGGCGGTCGAGAAGACGGTCGCACTCTTGGACCGGGCCCGAAACGAGCCGCGTGACCTGTACGACCTCTGGTTCCTCACGGCGGGCGGCCACGTGCACCTCTCCGACCTCACCGATCCCGTGGCTCGTAAACTGGAGTTCCGAGGGCTGACGCTGGCGCAGGTGTGCAAGGAGTTCACCGCCAAGGAGGCGCGCTACAAGAAACTCTGGCAGGTCCGCCTCGCGGCTCAGATGGCCGACCTCCCGGAGTTCGGCGCGGTCTACCGCGAGGTCCGGCGCGCCCTCCGGCAGGGAGGTTTCAGCGGATAGCCAAGTCGCTCGCCGGCAGGGCCGTTAGCCGCCGCAGTCAACCTTCGTGAGAAATGGCGGCTAGCCCAGCGTTGGGTGGCGGGGCGCATCCCGAACCACCTGAACGAGAGCACAAATCGTGGCTTAACCCAATTTTCCGCTCTCAGAACCTGACCAAAAAAGATAGTTGAACGATTTCAGCGGCTTCTGATTCAGTTCGTTTGGAAGGACAA from Methylacidimicrobium sp. B4 includes these protein-coding regions:
- a CDS encoding transposase, which translates into the protein MQRLQAFKYQLRPDGQQERQMRRFAGSCRVVFNEALSLQMARYDAGEKKLSYAGLCKELTKWRNGDPMPSGRVAPWLADAPVHPLQQALKDLERAYSNFFAKRADFPRFKRKGQSDGFRYPDPKQIKLDQANGRLFLPKLGWLRYRLSRDVLGEVRSVTVSQSCGKWYVSIQTEREVGQPIPKGGAVGIDMGVARFATLSDGTFYAPLNSFKRHETALCKAQQAMSRKVKFSNNWKKAKARIQKIHSRIGNARRDYLHKVTTTISKNHAMACIEDLQVRNMSKSASGTADAPGRNVRAKPGLNKSILDQGWFEFRRQLEHKMEWRGGWLLVVPPQNTSRTCPCCGHVSADNRRTQARFECVECGFEENADLVGAIHVLRAGHARIACEVSGIESPAAGTRRSGSFRFKPGLSAVGISGLWAGEDVKHPPNSAADGSRAEIAPAMPRLRPMAAFPGAKARAALASFPHGHALPAPL
- the tnpA gene encoding IS200/IS605 family transposase, which produces MSNDNDIRHGRHCVFKMHVHLVFVAKYRRRVFDGDAIERLRPIFAKTCADFEAQLIEMDGEDDHVHLLVEYPPKVAVSNLVNSLKGVSSRLLRKERPDIQKCYWRGVLWSPSYFASSCGGAPISIIRQYIEQQQTPH
- a CDS encoding type IV toxin-antitoxin system AbiEi family antitoxin — its product is MLTNSTSLKTLGPQAAKLVTTLHEQSRSVFRLEDVRDITGLSETSARSFVRKLVDRGVAARLKPGLYVLVPFELGRECQYAGNPLVVAREIMHGEEYYLSHSTAMEIHGMTTQPQLVVIVSTPEPRRPVTTLGVEFRFVRCRRKHLFGLTEHWVTKQEKVCVSDLERTIIDGLKQPQHCGGLTEVAKGLWMRRQDVNADRLVEYAKRIGVGAVVRRLGFLLETYELAAPPDLDRLREGLTATYVRLDPVLPAEGKRLRRWRLQLNVEPEELRAVART
- a CDS encoding nucleotidyl transferase AbiEii/AbiGii toxin family protein, whose translation is MIPQRDLSLLSNRLVERGGRRIPETVLERDYCLSWLLVGLSRSPLRDRLAFKGGTALKKCYFADYRFSEDLDFTLVEETPWDEIERCLDAAFEETRRASGVEIRLDRLDHHSHENSHTFYLAYEGPLPSARGKTVKTDITIRERLVLPLEDRPVLRGYEEYRDFPEDARIRVYSLDEVAVEKTVALLDRARNEPRDLYDLWFLTAGGHVHLSDLTDPVARKLEFRGLTLAQVCKEFTAKEARYKKLWQVRLAAQMADLPEFGAVYREVRRALRQGGFSG